The stretch of DNA GTACACAAACAACGCACTGTCTACCCTCTCTCATACAATcagcatttcctttttttttttttgctctaaaaaTGGCGCCCTCTCTCCTTATCTCATCCATTgaatcccttcatccaagggttcttataaagacttagggccttatatgataTAAGGAACTTATAAGaactcttctatatatatatatatatatatatatatatatatatatatatatatatatatatatatatatatatatcagatCTTGTACGAACTAagagttcggtgcgaacttacgaccTAAATAAAAACCATCAGATTAAACCACATCTATGGTCAAGAATAAAAAACCCCCCAACCTAATCACACTCACCCGTAACTGTTTCCCTTGTTAGTTGAACACATCCATTTCTCCTCATCTTACACACTTATGCTAACACCGACTCTCGATTACCACCATCGTCGATCGTGCGGTTGCCAACCGACTAATTTTCTGCCGGATTTTAGATATATTTGGAGCCCCTTTGTTTTGCTTCCTCTTTCAAAACTTTTATAAGTCTTGACCATCCACTTCGCGGATGTCACCGGAGATCGAACACCACTCCGTCGCCAATATCAATTAGTTTACGTGCGGTGATCTTCCATTTTTGGTTAGTCAAAGAGGAAGTGCGAAGTTCTTGGTTCACTTGTTTTTCTGTTGAACTTTATGATTTTAAATTATAGATCTACAACAAATGAAGAGGTATTTTAAAAATATAATTACGCTGGAATTCATGTCGGAGAATTTCGAACCGTAAAATGTTCTCGTCGATCAAATATAACGTAGTTGGTGTTAAAGACGGTGGAGATCAGGCGGCTATGGGAAATGGTTGTTGCGGCAGTACTGGGAAGTGGAATGGCTGGGCAGGTGGAGGTATATTTGTTAGGGTGTTGGCGGTTTTATTGGTGGTGGCGGTGGTATGGTGTTAGTCGATGGTAGTGATGAAGGTATTGTTGTGGTATGGGAGGTGTATACATAAAGCAGCGCCCCAGATACACATGGTGTTACTTGTAGATTCACATATGGACTTGTGTATCAAGAAGATAAGAAGTCGCCAACATGAATTTGGGTGTTGATTTGAGTACATAATAAAAACGGAAGTCGAGGGAAGACGACTGTCTCATTCATACTTGAAAATTTCTAGTAAATGTCGATAATAGAAAAGAGTGTAACAGTAATTGGCAAACAAGAGTAAATAAACCGATATTGGTACCAGATTAGTTCGGCGTGGAAAACTTCCTTTCCCAAAGAATTATACAGTTTCATGGCAGTGACTGAAAATAACTTTCCTGTTGATTTCAGAATGCAACTAATTAAAGATTACTCTGCTAGAGAACTGGTAGCAAAGCAACATCAGTTCGTCACATACTTTGAGTGGAGATTTTAATTTAAGAGCGAGCACACATGTGCCATCATGTAATTGTATGCTATACTGATTTTAATTGTTTTACTCGTTTCCACCTAATTCTTTTTTCACAAATTAGATGGCCTCTTGCACTCATGCACTATAATGGTTTATTTAACTAGATTACTCATGTGCCATGAATTCGAGTTCGAGTTCATAATATCACTAATGTCTTCCAATTTTTAAAGATAGCTCTATAAAAACATTATGGGCATATGTTCTTTTTGGAAGTGATGGTGGCAGAATTTGCATACCTTATTCTTTATACTGCATGGTGGCATCAGATATGTGTACCTAGTTGTTAATATAAAATTTAAGATAGCAAATTGTAAATGAAACACGCAAAACGATAAGTGATATAAAATGTACCGAAATCCATGGTTCAAGCAAGAGCAATACCTCAACTTCTTCATTCTGTAATTTAAAAATATTAACTATTTGCTAAAACATCATGTGTATCTAGCGAGCAAATTAAAAGATTAAAGGAATTTAAGATTGGAAATACTAAGTAGCTAATTAAAGATATATATCTAGTAGAATCGATTATCTTCGGGCACCAACCTTTCTACACGCAACTGCCATAGCTTTGCTTCACGCTTTTCATCTGGCGCAAGGGAAAAATTTTCTCACTGCTCACTTTGGAATCCGATATCATGGCTTATATGACATAGTGACATCTTGCTCGCCCCCAGCAATTCAGTTACACTATACTATTACGAATACAAGAGCATTACTTAGTAGTAGAGATACATGGTCTTTATGTATAATAACTtgaatttttatgttgtttctatTAATATATTGTCGGAAAAAAAAAATGACGACCAAATAACTGTAACTCAATTACATGTATTTGAAGCAAAGGAGAAACAAGAACAACTGCCACTTAAAAAAGTATAATGAAGTgggttcaacaaaaatacaaccaatataCTTTAGTTGGATCAGTAGGACGAAGCGAATTTGATCGTGGCAATTTCGGACAAATACCTGCAAGAGTATAGTGGTAATGAGATTGAAGAATTTAAGAGcctattatgattattattgttaggacaagaaaatgcaagacaggGAGAAATATTATACTTACCTTAGAGTGTGACTGAACATAATTCCATCTCCACTAGTAATAAAATACTGGCAAGGAGGAGCTTCTAAAAAGATCTTTAGAGCAGCTTCAGATAAGGATTTTAGCGAGTAAATGATAAATAGAAACCGAATGAAAGAACAAATTTCTTAATTGAAAGATTGAACGATAAATACCAAAACAGAAATTGGAAAACCAAATAAAAGTGACAAATTTGAAATAAGAAGTCGtgattaatcaaaatttaagcCCAAAGACAATCACTGTACGAATTTTATTGGATATATGAAGTTTGTTAAAAAGTCAGTTAAGCTAACTATGGTTTATTAGTGTTAATCATAGTTAGTTGGTTGTTATATCAGTTAGAGAGGTTGTTTAAATACCAACATCTCGTATAATTGTAAACTTAACTTCTTTGATGAATAATAAGATTCACAGTTACAAATCAATCAATATAGTTCTATAATCTTTCTATTACACATTCATACGTATACATACAATTCTTCTATATCTTCATAGTTGATCTTCAAGCTTTCTTCAACTGTTTGTATACATCTTCATCTCCTAGCATGGGTTTCTTCATGGTATCAGTATAAATAGGTTCTTAATTCTGGGTATTTCTATCTGTTTCTTGCCTGATTATCACAAGAAATAGAGGTATTTCTAAATCGCTTCCGCACTTTTCATCATTCGTTCATATATTCTTCATTCTGTTCTTACTATTTAATCAATCAATCATGCCTGATCATGATACGTCTGAGAATTCATCATCTTTCGATTATTATGATGATCCCCTTTATCTTTCTACTTCTGACCAACCTTCAGCAACTTTATCGTCCTTTCTTTTTGAGCGTAATGATTTTTTGGGATGGAAGAGAGAAGTTCTTATGGCTTTAGCTGCCAAGAACAAGGATGATATGATTGATAGATCATGTTCATGTCCTCCTTCTACTGATAAGTGTCATAAACAATGGAAGAGATGTGATTTTATGGTCATGCGTTGGATTTCTAATTCTTTGGACAAGAATCTTATGGAGAACTTCAAGTTTGTTACATCGTCTAAAGAGTTATGGAATGAATTGATTGAAAGATTTGGACAATCTAATGCTTTAGAGGTTTATCAGCTGACTAAGGATTTGGGAGCAGTTTCTCAGGAAAATCTTTCTCTTGTTGAATATTACAGCAAGATGAAGAATCTTTGGGAGACACTTGATCCATTGCCTTCATGTTCTTGTGGAAAAATTTCACTTTGCTCCTGCACTCTGATGAAGAAGATGATAGATAGAGAGAATAATGCCAAGATTATTCAATTTCTGATAAATTTGAATAGTAATTATGATGGGGTCCGAACTCAGATTTTATCACTTGATCCTTTACCCTCCATCAATAAGGTGTTAGCACTGCTGCAGAAAATTGAACGACAAAAACAAATCACAGATACTGTTTCAGTTCTGACAGATGCTAATGCATATGCCAGCTACAAGCAATCTGAGTCCAAGAAGTCTGGTGATGCTGGTCCCTCGAATGTTAAACACTGTGATCATTGTAATAACAATGGACATACAAGGGCCACATGTTTTGGGTTGACTAAGTATCCACATTGCAACAAGACATGCCATAATCCAGCAAACTGCTTCCTGATCAGAGGTTTTCCTGGTGACAAGACTAAGGGCAAAGAGAAATTGTCATACAACAAGGATAATCCACCTAAGAGAGGAGCAAATACTGTAGATGTCATTTCTGAATCTCCTTTAGAGGATTCTTTTTCTGCTGCAGCTAAAAATACTGGAAGTGTTGTCCTTAATAGTACATCTGGTGCATTTAATGGTATTTCTTCTGATGTTCTGGATGGTCTTATTACTTCTATTATTGATCATGTCCTTAAAAGGATTTCTAAACAACAACAAGCTGGTTTGTCCTCTGCCAACTTTGCAGGTATGATGTATCCTTCTTCTTTTGCCTTAACTGCCGATAATTCTGGTTTTTTGTCTGATTGGATTGTGGACACTGGGGCATCTGATCATATGACTTATGATGTGACTCTTTTCTCTGACATACATGTATTTAAGAGACCCATCAGAGTAGGATTACTTGATGGTAGTATTAAATTTGTTTATAAAATGGGAACTGTATTGCTTACTGATAAGATAAAACTTTTTTATGTGTTTTACATTCCTGATTTTAAACAAAATTTGCTATCTGTCAGTAAGTTGCTTGATCATCATAACATGACTGTTATGTTTTCTTCTCATGATTGTGTATTTCAGGACCTTACAAATGATGTTATTGTGGCTAAGGGAAGAAGGATAGGTGATCTTTATAGGTTTCACAGAAAGTTAGATCATGCTCATCTCATAGATAATCTAGTTCATACTTTTAATAAGCTTGTAATGAATAAATTTTTATCCAAAGATAAGAACATTAGTTTTTTACATTCTACTGCTAATTCTGCTTCTGATTCTAAACTTGTAGATCTTTTTCATGCTCGATTGGGACATATGTCTGTTGAGAAGCTAAAATTTGTATCTGATTTTAGTCACGTAATAAAAGAATCATCTTTCCATTGTAAATCTTGTATTTTGGCTAAACATCATAGGTTACCTTTTCCTTCGAGCACACACAGAGCTTCTACTTGTTTTGAGTTAATTCATATGGATGTTTGAGGTCCTTATAGGACACCTTCTATGTCTGGTGCTAAGTACTTTTTAACCATTTTGGATGATTTTTCTAGAAACACATGGACAATCTTATTTCAGCATAAGAATCAATTTTATGGCTTGATCAAAGATTTTTTTTCTTATATCTTAAATCATTTTGCTGATCAAGTAAAGACCATTAGGTCTGATAATGGCACATAATTCTTACAATTATATTATGGAGCTTTATTTAAATAAAATGACATTTTACATCAAACTAGTGTAGTGGGCACACCCTAGCAAAATGGTAGGGTAGAGAGGAAGCATAGACATTTACTGGAGACAGCAAGGGCTCTTAAATTTCATGCTAATCTCCCTATTAAGTTCTGGGGTGACTGTCTATTAACAGCCACATACCTTATTAACTTGATGCCAACACCCCTGATTCAaaataaaactccatatgagttATTGTTTAAGTCTGTGCCAGTGCATGATAATTTAAAAGTGTTTGGGTGCTTATGTTATGATACTATGCCCCTAACATTCACTGATAAGTTTGGGAGCAGGGCTAGGGAATGTATATTCATTGGTTATCCTCATAACCAAAAGGGGTACAGGTTATATGATTTGAAGTTGCATAAAATATTTGTTAGTAGAGATGTTACCTTTCAAGAATAGATATTTCCTTTTCAAAAAGATACTCCTTATGAAGATCTCAATATCACTTCAAGTGAACTTGTAAATCCTGCTACCACTACTCTTATCATACATCCTGAAGCTGTTGTTCATTCTGAGCACATTGAACAAGAAATCAGTGATCAGTCTGTTAGTGAATAGTCATCTATTCATGGCAATGTTGGGCAAAATACTGATTCTCAACAACCTGGGATTAGTACTAACATCAGAATATCCTCAAGACCTACTCAGCTGACTTCTAGACTGAAGGGGTTTCAATATAGTTTACCTGGACAACAATCAGTTGCAAATACTGTTCAAGCTTCTGCATTTGAGACAGGGGTTTTGAATGCATTATCAGATTTGCATCCAGAATTTATTAGTTCAATGTTCAATGTCATAAAAGAACATGAACCCTATACTTTTAAGAAAGCACATTAGGATCCCAGGTGGATTGAAGCCATATCTATGGAAATCAGTGCCTTGCAGGAAAATCAAACATGGGAGATTGTTCTTCTACCAAGTGGCCATAAGGCAATATGGTCAAAATGGGTGTATAAGATTAAGTATAAGCCTGATGGATCAGTAGAAAAGTTTAAAGCAAGGCTTGTAGCTAAAGGTTTTAATCAAGTCAAGGACAAATATTATAACCATACATTCTCACCTGTTGCAAAATTTACAATAGTGAGAACATTACTTGCCTTGGCTGCAACTAGAGAATGGCCATTATTTCAACTAGACATCAATAATGCCTTCCTACATGGCTTTCTGGATGAGGAGGTCTATATGAAGCCACCTGAGGGGTTTGATGTGGGAAAAGGCTTAGTTTACAAGCTCAAAAGATCTTTGTATGGACTGAAGCAGGCTTCTAGACAGTGGAACAAAGAATTAACAAGATTTCTACAAAATCTAGGCTATATCCAGTCTAGGCAGGATTACTCACTTTTCACAAAAACTAACACAAAGGATAATTCATTTACTGTTGCTCTAGTCTATGTAGATGATGTTTTGCTTACAAGAACttctatttatgagatttaaAGGGTAAGAAGGAACTACATAATGCATATTCAATAAAGGATTTGGGTACACTTAGATATTTTCTTGGGTTAGAAATCTCAAGTAACTCTGATGGCTTGATGATAAATCAAAGAAAATATATTATGGATATCTTGAAAGATCTTTAAATGGAGAATTATTCATCTATAAAGTTCCCTATGCAACAAGGATTGAAACTTTCTGTTGACCAAGGAGAGATTCTGGATAATCCAGAACACTACAGAAGACTCATTGGAAGACTGTTATACCTCAACATGCCTAGGCCTGATTTATCTTTTACCATTCAACATTTGAGTCAGTTTGTTAGCCAGCCTAGAGTACCTCATATGCAGGCTGCTTTACATGTGGTTAAATATTTGAAAGGCACCATCAATGCGGGGCTATTTTACAAGAAGCAATCTGATTTACAGGTCGTTGCATTCAGTGATGCAGACTGGGGACAATGTGCTTTTTCTTGTAAGTACCTGAGTGGTTACAGTGTGTTCCTTGGCCAATCCTTAATGTCTTGGAAGACAACGAAGCAGGCTACGGTGAGTAAAAGCTCTGCTGAGTCCAAATACAGGAGCTTGTCCTACACCACTTCTGAATTGGTTTGGTTAGCAGCCTTATTAAAGGATTTAGGTGTGCAGGTCTCTGTTCCTATTAGTCTTTACTGTGACAACAAAGCAGCTCTACACATCTCAGATAATCCAGTCTTCCACGAAAGGACAAAGCATTTAAGCATAGACTGTCATTTCATTAGAGATAAACAAGAGCAAGGATTTCTGATGACCAAGCATATCAGAACAGGTCTTCAGCTTGCAGATATAATGACTAAACCCTTAGGGTCTGATCAGCACAAGTTTCTTTCCTCTAAGCTTGGCCTGATATTTCAAGACAGTCCAGCTTGAAGGGGGAATATTGGATATATGAAGTTTGTTAAAAAGTCAGTTAAGCTAACTATGGTTTATTAGTGTTAATCATAGTTAGTTGGTTGTTATATCAGTTATAGAGGTTGTTATAAATACCAACATCTCGTATCATTGTAAACTTAACTTCTTTGATGAATAATAAGATTCATAATTACAATTCAGTCAATATAGTTCTATAATCTTTCTATTACACATTCATACGTATACATACAATTCTTCTATATCTTCATATCTTCATAGTTGATCTTCAAGCTTTCTTCTATTGTTTGTATACATCTTCATCTCCTAGCTTGGGTTTCTTCAAATTTGTCGATAAATACCAATACAAAATTGAAAAACTAACATCACATAATCACACTAGACGTATTGCTGAGGTGAACAAGAAACATAACTAATATTTTGCTAACTACATTTTATATAGAATACTCTTTTACATAAAACACATAACTTTCCATCGTCTGATGCAAATTTTCAAGTAGTTTCACCATACATAAATTAGCCGAAAATCAACCCATACATTCCAGACCCCGACCCACTAACATCGTTAGCGACATCAAACTTGTCGTCTCCTGTCGACTACCGACCCAGTAATTAACCACCTATAAACACCACATCATTATTGTCGCTCTCCTTCATCACCACTAGTGGATTGAAATTTGGATGGGGAAAACATTTCCCGAGTCAAAATATTCCGACTAGCCATTtgtacaacttttttttttccgaatTTCCACCCCTTTTTTTATAGATCTATAACTAAAATCACAACTTTTTAGGAGTTTAAAATAACTAACTCGTCGAAGATGGATGATGCAACATAAATTGAGCGATAGGATGGTGGAGTGAGTCGCCGGAGAATGTAATTGGTCGCCGGAGCAAAGGCAATGCGTGA from Silene latifolia isolate original U9 population chromosome 10, ASM4854445v1, whole genome shotgun sequence encodes:
- the LOC141607628 gene encoding uncharacterized protein LOC141607628 — translated: MPDHDTSENSSSFDYYDDPLYLSTSDQPSATLSSFLFERNDFLGWKREVLMALAAKNKDDMIDRSCSCPPSTDKCHKQWKRCDFMVMRWISNSLDKNLMENFKFVTSSKELWNELIERFGQSNALEVYQLTKDLGAVSQENLSLVEYYSKMKNLWETLDPLPSCSCGKISLCSCTLMKKMIDRENNAKIIQFLINLNSNYDGVRTQILSLDPLPSINKVLALLQKIERQKQITDTVSVLTDANAYASYKQSESKKSGDAGPSNVKHCDHCNNNGHTRATCFGLTKYPHCNKTCHNPANCFLIRGFPGDKTKGKEKLSYNKDNPPKRGANTVDVISESPLEDSFSAAAKNTGSVVLNSTSGAFNGISSDVLDGLITSIIDHVLKRISKQQQAGLSSANFAGMMYPSSFALTADNSGFLSDWIVDTGASDHMTYDVTLFSDIHVFKRPIRVGLLDGSIKFVYKMGTVLLTDKIKLFYVFYIPDFKQNLLSVSKLLDHHNMTVMFSSHDCVFQDLTNDVIVAKGRRIGDLYRFHRKLDHAHLIDNLVHTFNKLVMNKFLSKDKNISFLHSTANSASDSKLVDLFHARLGHMSVEKLKFVSDFSHSSIHGNVGQNTDSQQPGISTNIRISSRPTQLTSRLKGFQYSLPGQQSVANTVQASAFETGVLNALSDLHPEFISSMFNVIKEHEPYTFKKAH